In Symmachiella dynata, the following are encoded in one genomic region:
- a CDS encoding mandelate racemase/muconate lactonizing enzyme family protein: protein MTNQISNRRELLQSGALLAAGGLLGGVAPVRAAEAAPGFDVPPIKITAVKTYLLRHTLQRAFGVSVSVPLDKTRSALLVKIETDTGLVGWGETAPVNGTQGAIDDQLGPRLIGKNPLMHRQLWRALWGANFGDALAVGALDIALNDLRGKALNLPVSALFGGRLRDRVPVYASAMNYVAGQEPETQYPREAEALVKQGFRALKMRLGRYSVAREAQVAAAVRQAVGADVKLMADGNAAYTLTSALRMGEKLNDLGFEYFEEPLPQSPKYAGYDELRQKLPLALAAGEAVDSRGSAKQLIDRRVMDIIQPDVSLCGGIGEALFISELAALSGIRTIPHCWGGAILIAATVHLLSLMPDPHWGFPTDTPMLELDQSENPWRTEIVAQPLEQREGFVAVPTGAGLGIEVDEAAVERYAV, encoded by the coding sequence ATGACGAATCAGATATCCAACCGTCGTGAATTGTTGCAGTCGGGGGCGCTGTTGGCGGCGGGGGGATTGTTGGGAGGGGTGGCGCCGGTTCGTGCTGCGGAGGCGGCGCCGGGGTTTGATGTTCCGCCAATTAAAATCACCGCGGTGAAGACCTATTTGTTACGGCACACTTTGCAGCGGGCGTTTGGGGTGTCGGTGTCGGTTCCGTTGGATAAAACGCGTTCGGCGCTGCTTGTGAAAATCGAAACCGATACGGGACTCGTTGGGTGGGGCGAGACCGCTCCGGTGAATGGGACGCAGGGGGCGATTGATGATCAACTCGGTCCGCGGCTGATCGGCAAGAATCCATTGATGCATCGGCAATTGTGGCGCGCGTTGTGGGGTGCGAATTTTGGTGATGCGCTAGCTGTGGGAGCGTTGGACATAGCACTGAATGACCTGCGCGGCAAGGCCTTGAATCTGCCGGTCTCGGCGCTGTTCGGCGGGCGGCTGCGGGATCGTGTTCCGGTGTATGCCTCGGCGATGAATTATGTCGCTGGGCAGGAGCCGGAGACTCAATATCCCCGGGAAGCTGAGGCCCTGGTGAAACAAGGTTTTCGCGCGCTGAAGATGCGGCTGGGTCGGTATTCGGTCGCTCGCGAAGCCCAGGTGGCCGCAGCGGTTCGGCAAGCGGTTGGCGCTGATGTGAAACTGATGGCCGACGGCAATGCGGCTTATACGTTGACGTCGGCACTGCGAATGGGTGAGAAACTCAACGATCTGGGATTCGAATACTTTGAAGAACCGTTGCCGCAATCTCCCAAGTATGCCGGTTATGATGAACTGCGGCAGAAGCTTCCGCTCGCTTTGGCGGCCGGTGAAGCGGTCGACTCGCGCGGCAGCGCCAAGCAATTGATCGACCGCCGCGTGATGGACATCATTCAACCCGATGTCAGCCTGTGCGGGGGGATTGGCGAGGCGTTGTTCATTTCCGAACTGGCCGCGCTCTCGGGAATCCGCACGATTCCACACTGTTGGGGCGGCGCGATTCTGATCGCTGCCACGGTCCACCTGCTGAGCCTCATGCCCGACCCACATTGGGGCTTCCCGACCGACACGCCGATGCTGGAATTGGATCAATCGGAGAACCCTTGGCGAACAGAGATCGTCGCACAGCCGTTGGAACAGCGGGAGGGCTTTGTCGCGGTTCCGACCGGGGCGGGGTTGGGGATTGAGGTGGATGAAGCGGCGGTGGAGCGGTATGCGGTTTGA
- a CDS encoding VOC family protein produces the protein MIQDVFPYLRMRNAGAAIEFYTTAFGAVEEFRLMDPGGRIGHAELKFGTFTVMLSDEYPEYGIQGPEAFGGCGTSIHLHVDDVDSMTQRAVSAGAKIVMEPKDQFYGERTSKILDPFGHEWLLGSHIEDVSREEMQRRFDELMAE, from the coding sequence ATGATCCAAGACGTTTTTCCGTATCTCCGCATGCGAAACGCCGGGGCTGCGATCGAGTTTTATACGACGGCCTTTGGTGCGGTCGAGGAATTTCGTCTCATGGATCCGGGCGGACGTATCGGGCATGCGGAGTTGAAGTTTGGGACCTTCACTGTGATGTTGTCCGACGAGTATCCGGAATATGGTATTCAAGGCCCCGAGGCGTTCGGCGGCTGTGGGACCTCGATCCATCTGCATGTGGACGATGTCGATTCCATGACGCAGCGCGCGGTATCCGCCGGCGCTAAGATCGTGATGGAACCGAAGGATCAGTTTTATGGTGAGCGGACATCCAAGATACTCGATCCGTTCGGACACGAATGGCTGCTGGGCTCGCACATAGAGGATGTGTCGCGGGAAGAAATGCAGCGACGCTTTGATGAGTTGATGGCCGAATAA
- a CDS encoding S16 family serine protease: MMRLSTTGLILLLLTAVLPGTGFSAGEEAAVTPISKVTVYPLAYGIRAGDDTPFGVCHSIPITVGGAPEGEIRIGIFEDKLSGASPMWRAAAWQASLTAAQLLDFNPQAMQATFTVEGKIDGPSAGALLTIGVLSAVLGDPLRDDVTMTGTINPDGMIGPVGGIPFKIEGAARAGKTTVLIPAHSRLELDPRTKEIVDLIGHGENIGVKVIPVNDIWTAYKIFTGKPLPRPEAKELPTVSPKMSKHVLKHIPRWNKLYKSAREKYVSWPDFGHPEYANQQLASADKINKQINSLLVEGQFAPAYWDAAWSAALAWVAHEVGRYHYSNNAYGRDAAVKLMFQDQWLEKEVDTTAAAIRFYRPLTFDQLSIYMEACNAFFTGLCYRSLANVIRENLPDDPDVAGVWIVAVAEQHVVCWLNMKLARDYLELADSYEGTPIPEGAPVNELSKFFLRSTEAGLSMVNELEVKKVAKKYKLNNDAAIAALSLSDPAYAMAQLGMKQIIPSLPKYFGEGKQLEYARLAAAIGLHTRAAMLIAKYYSLGVELDDNYNFVRLKRERALEDWLDDSKDQAQRAITGLGDAGIDQTTCLQIFSIARIYEGRSATDRIEALGYYFTTNVLAQVLQRLAAGDHVPELDVPQPAPLPAPLPAPIPPPSEE, from the coding sequence ATGATGCGACTCTCAACCACGGGCCTGATCCTCTTGCTGTTGACGGCGGTGCTGCCTGGTACCGGGTTTTCTGCTGGGGAAGAGGCGGCTGTCACCCCCATCTCCAAGGTCACAGTCTATCCGCTGGCCTATGGGATACGGGCGGGTGATGACACTCCGTTTGGCGTATGTCATTCCATACCGATTACGGTCGGGGGAGCTCCTGAGGGCGAAATTCGTATTGGAATTTTTGAAGACAAATTGTCCGGCGCCAGTCCCATGTGGCGTGCGGCAGCCTGGCAGGCTTCACTCACAGCGGCGCAGTTACTCGATTTTAATCCGCAGGCGATGCAAGCCACGTTCACGGTGGAAGGCAAGATCGACGGTCCCAGCGCCGGCGCTTTGTTGACGATTGGTGTGCTTTCGGCCGTCCTGGGTGATCCGCTGCGCGACGATGTGACGATGACCGGCACGATCAATCCCGATGGCATGATCGGTCCGGTGGGTGGGATTCCGTTTAAGATCGAAGGGGCTGCCCGGGCGGGCAAAACGACTGTGTTGATTCCCGCGCACAGTCGGTTGGAACTCGACCCGCGGACCAAAGAGATCGTCGATCTGATCGGGCACGGAGAAAACATCGGGGTGAAGGTCATTCCGGTCAATGACATCTGGACGGCTTACAAGATTTTCACGGGCAAGCCGCTTCCCCGTCCGGAAGCCAAGGAGTTGCCGACGGTCTCGCCGAAGATGAGCAAGCATGTGCTCAAACATATTCCCCGGTGGAACAAGTTGTACAAATCGGCCCGTGAGAAATATGTCTCTTGGCCTGATTTCGGGCATCCCGAGTACGCTAACCAACAGTTGGCTTCGGCGGATAAAATTAACAAACAAATCAATTCGCTGTTGGTCGAAGGACAGTTCGCACCCGCATACTGGGACGCCGCGTGGTCGGCCGCCTTGGCTTGGGTGGCGCATGAAGTTGGACGGTATCATTACTCCAACAACGCCTATGGCCGCGATGCGGCTGTCAAATTGATGTTCCAAGACCAGTGGTTGGAAAAGGAAGTCGACACGACGGCGGCGGCCATCCGTTTTTATCGACCGCTGACGTTCGATCAACTCTCGATCTATATGGAAGCCTGCAACGCGTTTTTCACGGGGCTGTGCTACCGCAGTCTGGCAAATGTCATCCGTGAAAATTTGCCGGACGATCCGGACGTCGCGGGTGTTTGGATCGTGGCGGTTGCCGAACAGCACGTTGTCTGTTGGCTGAACATGAAGCTGGCTCGCGATTATCTCGAACTGGCGGATAGTTATGAAGGAACACCGATTCCCGAAGGCGCGCCGGTGAATGAACTTTCGAAATTCTTTTTGCGAAGTACTGAAGCTGGGTTGTCGATGGTCAACGAGCTTGAGGTGAAGAAGGTCGCCAAAAAATACAAACTCAACAACGACGCAGCCATTGCCGCCTTATCGCTGAGCGACCCGGCATATGCCATGGCCCAGTTGGGCATGAAACAGATCATTCCCAGCCTGCCCAAGTATTTTGGCGAAGGAAAACAACTGGAATACGCGCGATTGGCAGCGGCGATTGGACTGCATACGCGGGCGGCGATGCTGATCGCCAAATACTACTCGCTGGGGGTGGAATTGGACGACAACTACAATTTCGTGCGGCTCAAACGTGAGCGGGCATTGGAAGATTGGTTGGACGACTCGAAAGACCAAGCTCAACGCGCGATTACCGGGCTAGGCGATGCCGGCATCGATCAAACGACTTGCCTGCAGATTTTCTCCATCGCACGCATCTACGAAGGTCGCAGCGCCACCGATCGGATCGAAGCTTTGGGGTATTACTTCACCACCAACGTGCTAGCACAGGTGCTGCAACGGTTAGCTGCCGGCGACCATGTGCCCGAACTCGATGTGCCCCAGCCAGCCCCGCTGCCCGCCCCCCTGCCGGCGCCGATTCCGCCACCCTCTGAGGAATAA
- the metH gene encoding methionine synthase: MTAVSDTAAQLRELLQQRILVLDGAMGSLILAERPSEEDYRGARFADHHSDLKNCNDILVLTQPAMIEGIHRQYLEAGADIILTDTFNANGVSLKEYDLEQYTYELNKTAVEIARRATEEFTELTPDKPRFVAGSIGPMNRSLSVSPDVNDPGKRLVTFDEVVEGYTEQLRGLIDGGADILLPETAFDTLNMKACLFAIDKYFREHDVSLPVMISGTITDDSGRTMTGQTIEAFWTSISHFDMLSIGLNCALGPEKMRPYLESISQIAPFYVSCYPNAGLPNEMGEFDMTPAEMAKTLREFADNGWLNIVGGCCGSTPAHIRKIADAVADIRPRPVPTVSKCSTYSGLELLEIRPETNFIMIGERTNVTGSRKFARLIKEEKYDEALSVARDQVEGGANMIDINMDEGLIDSAAVMAKFLNLVAAEPDISRVPIMIDSSKWSVIEAGLKCVQGKAVVNSISLKEGEELFLEQARKIHAYGAAAVVMAFDEEGQAADAQRKVEICKRAYDLLTQKIGFPAEDIIFDANILTVGTGMEEHANYAVEFIEAVRQIKQQCPGAKTSGGVSNVSFSFRGNNVVREAINAAFLYHAISAGLDMGIVNAGQLEVYEEIEPTLLEYVEDVLLNRREDATERLIDYAEQIKDQATGQAEVKTAAWREESVEERLKHALLKGITDFIDEDTEEARQKYSRPLHVIQGPLMDGMAVVGELFGTGKMFLPQVVKSARVMKRSVAYLTPYMEQEKIDLGIADEKARGTMVIATVKGDVHDIGKNIVAVVLRCNNFDIVDLGVMVAADKIIDKAIEIGADLIGLSGLITPSLDEMAHVAKEMQRRGLKIPLIVGGATTSAKHTAVKIATQYDQIVAHVGDASLSVPVMENILDTDKKAEFDAKNRAAQQRDREMFAARQQKKLISYDEAVAARFPTDWSSAEIQQPSFTGTKVLKDFPLEKIVPFIDWSPFFQTWELRGKYPKILDDPNMGVEARKLFDSAQESLAELIAGKQLHAAGVYGFWPANSVGDDIVLYTDESRSEEVTRFHTLRQQWERKGQEHYFALSDFIAPLESGRIDYLGAFAVTAGLGIGPIVAKCEAELDDYQSIMTKALADRLAEAFAELLHQQARRDWGFGAVEELSSDDLIAEKYRGIRPAPGYPACPDHTEKRILFDLLDAEAQTGIELTENFAMLPAAAVSGLYFAHPQARYFSVDRITKDQAEAYAARKGMPLAEVERWLSPNLGYEA; the protein is encoded by the coding sequence ATGACTGCTGTTTCCGATACCGCCGCTCAACTTCGTGAGTTGTTGCAACAGCGAATTCTCGTACTTGACGGTGCGATGGGGTCGTTGATTCTCGCCGAACGTCCCAGTGAAGAGGATTATCGCGGCGCGCGGTTTGCCGATCACCATAGTGATTTGAAAAACTGCAACGATATTCTGGTGCTCACACAGCCGGCGATGATCGAAGGGATTCATCGGCAATATCTTGAAGCGGGCGCGGATATTATTCTGACGGATACCTTCAATGCCAACGGGGTCTCGCTGAAAGAATACGACCTAGAGCAATACACCTACGAACTCAACAAGACGGCGGTAGAAATCGCGCGGCGGGCGACCGAAGAGTTCACGGAGTTGACGCCTGACAAACCTCGTTTCGTCGCCGGCAGCATCGGTCCCATGAACCGGTCGTTGTCGGTCTCCCCGGATGTGAACGATCCCGGCAAACGGTTGGTGACCTTCGACGAAGTGGTTGAGGGATACACCGAGCAACTGCGGGGGTTGATCGATGGTGGAGCGGATATTTTGTTGCCGGAAACGGCGTTTGATACGTTGAACATGAAGGCTTGCCTGTTCGCGATCGATAAGTATTTTCGCGAACACGATGTCAGCCTACCGGTGATGATTTCCGGGACGATCACCGACGATAGCGGTCGCACGATGACCGGCCAAACGATCGAGGCGTTTTGGACCAGCATCTCGCATTTCGACATGCTCAGTATTGGGTTGAACTGCGCGCTCGGTCCGGAGAAGATGCGGCCCTACTTGGAGTCGATTTCGCAGATTGCGCCGTTCTACGTGAGTTGTTACCCCAATGCGGGGCTGCCCAATGAAATGGGCGAATTCGATATGACGCCTGCGGAGATGGCCAAGACGCTGCGAGAATTCGCTGACAATGGTTGGTTGAACATCGTGGGTGGTTGTTGCGGCAGCACACCGGCGCACATCCGCAAAATCGCCGACGCGGTCGCTGACATTCGACCCCGACCGGTTCCGACAGTTTCCAAGTGTTCGACCTACAGCGGCTTGGAACTGCTGGAGATTCGTCCTGAGACGAACTTCATCATGATCGGCGAGCGGACCAACGTCACCGGTTCGCGAAAGTTTGCGCGGCTGATCAAGGAGGAAAAATACGACGAAGCGCTCAGTGTCGCTCGCGATCAGGTCGAGGGGGGCGCGAACATGATCGACATCAACATGGATGAAGGTCTGATCGACAGTGCAGCAGTGATGGCCAAGTTCTTGAATCTTGTCGCCGCTGAGCCAGATATCTCCCGCGTACCGATCATGATCGACAGTTCCAAATGGTCGGTCATCGAAGCGGGCTTGAAATGCGTGCAAGGCAAAGCGGTCGTAAATTCAATCAGCCTCAAGGAGGGGGAAGAGCTCTTTTTGGAGCAGGCGCGTAAAATTCATGCCTACGGCGCCGCCGCTGTTGTGATGGCGTTTGATGAAGAAGGCCAAGCGGCCGATGCGCAGCGGAAAGTCGAAATCTGCAAACGTGCCTATGACCTGCTGACACAAAAAATCGGTTTCCCGGCTGAGGACATCATCTTCGATGCCAACATTCTGACCGTCGGAACGGGGATGGAAGAGCATGCCAACTATGCTGTCGAATTTATTGAAGCGGTCCGACAGATCAAACAACAATGTCCCGGTGCGAAGACTTCCGGCGGCGTGAGTAATGTTTCGTTCTCGTTTCGCGGCAATAACGTTGTCCGCGAAGCCATCAACGCGGCGTTTTTGTATCACGCGATTTCGGCCGGGTTGGACATGGGCATCGTCAATGCCGGCCAATTGGAGGTCTATGAAGAAATCGAGCCGACGTTGTTGGAGTACGTCGAAGATGTGCTGCTCAATCGCCGTGAGGATGCGACGGAGCGGCTGATTGATTACGCCGAGCAGATCAAGGATCAAGCGACAGGTCAGGCCGAAGTGAAAACGGCCGCTTGGCGCGAGGAATCGGTTGAGGAACGGCTCAAGCATGCATTGCTCAAAGGCATTACCGATTTTATTGACGAAGATACAGAAGAAGCCCGGCAAAAATACAGCCGCCCGCTGCACGTGATTCAGGGACCGTTGATGGACGGTATGGCGGTCGTGGGTGAGCTATTTGGTACCGGAAAAATGTTCTTGCCGCAGGTCGTTAAAAGTGCCCGCGTGATGAAACGCTCAGTGGCCTACCTGACGCCGTATATGGAGCAAGAGAAAATTGATCTGGGCATCGCGGACGAAAAAGCCCGCGGCACGATGGTGATTGCCACCGTCAAAGGGGACGTACACGATATTGGCAAAAACATCGTGGCGGTCGTGCTGCGCTGTAACAACTTTGACATCGTCGACCTAGGCGTGATGGTCGCAGCTGACAAAATCATTGACAAGGCGATCGAAATCGGCGCCGACCTGATTGGACTGAGCGGATTGATTACACCGTCGCTCGACGAGATGGCGCACGTTGCCAAGGAGATGCAGCGGCGTGGATTGAAGATTCCGTTGATTGTCGGTGGAGCGACGACGAGTGCGAAACATACGGCCGTTAAAATTGCGACGCAATACGATCAGATCGTTGCGCATGTGGGCGATGCGTCGCTGTCGGTGCCGGTGATGGAAAACATTCTCGATACAGATAAGAAGGCGGAGTTCGATGCGAAGAACCGCGCTGCCCAACAGCGTGACCGCGAAATGTTTGCCGCACGGCAGCAAAAGAAACTGATTTCATATGACGAAGCGGTCGCGGCGCGATTTCCCACGGATTGGTCGAGTGCCGAAATCCAACAACCGAGTTTTACCGGCACCAAGGTGCTGAAAGATTTTCCGTTGGAGAAGATCGTTCCCTTTATCGACTGGTCACCCTTTTTCCAGACCTGGGAACTGCGCGGCAAGTATCCCAAAATCCTCGACGACCCGAACATGGGCGTCGAGGCGCGTAAGTTGTTCGACTCGGCCCAGGAATCCTTGGCGGAATTGATTGCCGGGAAACAACTGCATGCGGCGGGTGTGTATGGTTTTTGGCCGGCCAATTCCGTGGGCGATGACATCGTGCTCTACACCGACGAATCCCGCAGCGAGGAGGTCACGCGGTTCCATACGCTGCGGCAACAATGGGAGCGGAAGGGGCAGGAGCATTATTTTGCGCTGTCTGATTTCATCGCTCCGCTGGAGAGCGGCCGCATCGATTACCTGGGGGCCTTTGCTGTGACGGCTGGTTTGGGAATTGGTCCGATCGTGGCAAAATGTGAAGCGGAACTCGACGACTATCAATCGATCATGACCAAGGCGCTGGCGGATCGCTTGGCGGAGGCGTTTGCCGAGTTGCTGCACCAGCAAGCGCGGCGGGATTGGGGATTTGGAGCTGTCGAGGAACTATCGAGCGACGATTTGATTGCCGAGAAATACCGCGGCATCCGACCCGCGCCGGGTTACCCCGCCTGCCCCGACCATACAGAGAAGCGGATTTTGTTTGATCTGCTCGATGCGGAAGCGCAGACGGGTATCGAACTGACGGAAAACTTCGCCATGCTTCCCGCAGCGGCTGTGTCGGGACTGTACTTCGCGCATCCGCAGGCACGGTATTTCTCCGTCGACCGGATTACCAAAGATCAAGCCGAAGCGTACGCTGCTCGCAAGGGGATGCCGTTGGCGGAAGTTGAGCGTTGGTTGTCGCCGAATTTGGGGTATGAGGCGTAG
- a CDS encoding DUF1559 domain-containing protein codes for MRTQLERSRSRGFTLIELLVVIAIIAILIALLLPAVQQAREAARRTQCKNNLKQLALAAHNYYDSHSCFPPAGIHTVDIDPTLAWHSFHTYILPYIEQGNLYETIAIDQTIYANLPAPVSPLDIRAGEQQISTFRCPSEPGTGMGDYEGQIPGIPEGVVVLATTDYAVLDGLGTAFAALISPDTPSGETGLIRFNRAMRFRDATDGTSNTALLWEDAGRMDVWELGKKVAGENSSGAWMDMQTEFYIHGSNLDGSGGRCAINCTNEDEIYSFHTGGAQVAIADGSVHFISSSVDFGVIAAYVSAAGGEIPGAAF; via the coding sequence ATGAGAACGCAGCTCGAACGATCCCGCTCGCGGGGTTTCACCTTGATCGAACTGTTGGTGGTGATTGCGATCATTGCGATTTTGATCGCCTTGCTCCTGCCAGCTGTTCAACAAGCCCGCGAAGCAGCCCGCCGCACGCAATGTAAAAACAATCTCAAACAGCTCGCGCTGGCAGCACACAACTACTACGACTCGCACAGTTGCTTTCCGCCTGCCGGCATCCACACGGTCGACATCGACCCCACGTTGGCGTGGCACTCTTTTCATACGTACATCCTGCCGTATATCGAGCAAGGGAATTTGTACGAAACCATCGCGATCGACCAGACGATTTATGCCAATTTGCCCGCTCCGGTTTCACCCCTGGATATCCGTGCCGGTGAGCAGCAGATCAGCACCTTTCGGTGTCCCTCGGAGCCGGGCACTGGCATGGGTGATTATGAAGGACAGATTCCTGGAATTCCCGAAGGAGTCGTTGTCCTGGCTACAACCGACTATGCAGTTCTTGACGGACTGGGGACCGCGTTCGCCGCACTCATTAGCCCGGATACTCCGAGTGGTGAAACCGGGCTGATTCGATTCAACCGTGCGATGCGATTTCGCGATGCGACCGATGGAACAAGCAACACAGCGTTGCTCTGGGAAGATGCCGGACGTATGGATGTGTGGGAGTTGGGCAAGAAGGTGGCGGGAGAGAATTCCAGCGGAGCATGGATGGATATGCAGACAGAATTTTACATCCACGGTTCAAATCTCGATGGTAGCGGTGGTCGCTGCGCCATCAATTGCACCAATGAAGATGAGATCTATTCGTTTCACACGGGGGGAGCTCAGGTTGCCATTGCTGACGGCTCGGTGCATTTCATTTCGTCGAGCGTGGACTTTGGTGTGATCGCGGCTTACGTGAGTGCCGCAGGTGGCGAGATTCCAGGCGCCGCCTTTTAA
- a CDS encoding DUF1501 domain-containing protein, with amino-acid sequence MSPWERYQLQHSRRTFLGRASAGMGTLALGALLQPSLFAAGASDADSVPQWNGVVQPLHFPPKCKRVIHLCMAGGASHLETLDFKPKLAELDGQPMPKSFTEGQQIAQLQGQRDKLKCLGPTHAFQKFGESGQQISSILPHIGSIADDICIINSMQTDQINHDPAHTLMNTGTSIPGRPSMGSWLLYGLGSDSQDLPGYVVMTSVGGGQSQPIASRQWHSGFLPSQFQGVEFRSKGDPVLYVNSPGGVALKQQRQVIDAVQQLNRLGNEKFHDPEIATRISQYELAFKMQTSVPDLMNIAGEPKHILEMYGTEGGDGSFASNCLLARRLAERGVRFIQLYHRGWDHHGNIKNGAAVTAKLVDQGSAALVKDLKQRGMLDDTLIIWGGEFGRTPMAQGTGRDHHIKAFSTWLAGGGIQGGITYGASDELGYAAVDKVTHVNDLHATMLAQFGIDHEKLTYRFQGRDFRLTDVHGHVVQDILA; translated from the coding sequence ATGTCGCCTTGGGAACGCTATCAACTGCAACATTCGCGGAGGACGTTTCTGGGTCGGGCCTCGGCCGGGATGGGGACGTTGGCTCTCGGCGCGTTGCTGCAACCGTCGTTGTTCGCTGCCGGCGCGAGCGATGCCGATTCGGTCCCCCAATGGAACGGCGTGGTGCAGCCGCTACATTTTCCGCCCAAATGCAAACGCGTGATTCACCTTTGCATGGCGGGGGGCGCTTCGCATTTGGAGACGTTGGACTTCAAACCCAAGCTGGCGGAGCTGGACGGGCAGCCAATGCCCAAGTCGTTCACCGAAGGCCAACAGATCGCACAACTGCAAGGGCAGCGTGACAAACTGAAATGCCTCGGCCCGACGCACGCCTTTCAAAAATTCGGCGAATCGGGTCAACAGATCAGCAGTATCCTGCCGCACATTGGGTCGATTGCCGATGACATTTGCATCATCAATTCGATGCAGACGGACCAGATCAATCACGATCCCGCGCATACGTTGATGAACACCGGCACCAGCATTCCCGGACGGCCGTCGATGGGATCCTGGCTGCTGTACGGGCTGGGCAGTGACAGTCAGGATTTGCCGGGCTACGTGGTGATGACGTCTGTCGGCGGCGGGCAGTCGCAGCCGATCGCTTCGCGGCAATGGCATAGCGGATTTTTGCCCAGCCAATTTCAAGGAGTCGAGTTTCGCTCCAAAGGGGACCCAGTGCTGTACGTCAACAGCCCCGGCGGCGTCGCCTTAAAGCAGCAGCGTCAAGTCATTGATGCGGTGCAGCAGCTCAATCGTCTGGGCAACGAAAAGTTTCACGATCCGGAAATCGCCACGCGGATCAGCCAATACGAGTTGGCGTTCAAGATGCAAACCTCGGTTCCCGACCTGATGAACATCGCCGGTGAGCCGAAACATATTTTGGAGATGTATGGCACCGAAGGGGGGGACGGTTCGTTTGCGTCGAATTGCCTGTTGGCCCGTCGTTTGGCTGAACGGGGGGTGCGGTTCATTCAACTGTACCATCGTGGCTGGGACCATCACGGCAACATCAAAAACGGAGCAGCGGTCACGGCCAAACTGGTCGACCAAGGCTCAGCGGCGCTGGTCAAAGACCTCAAACAACGCGGCATGCTGGATGATACGCTGATCATCTGGGGTGGCGAATTCGGCCGCACCCCAATGGCGCAAGGCACAGGGCGTGACCACCATATTAAAGCCTTCTCCACGTGGTTGGCCGGCGGCGGCATTCAAGGGGGCATCACCTACGGTGCTAGTGATGAATTGGGTTACGCGGCTGTCGATAAGGTCACGCACGTCAATGACCTACATGCCACGATGCTGGCGCAATTCGGAATCGATCACGAGAAGCTAACGTACCGCTTTCAAGGTCGCGATTTCCGCTTGACCGATGTGCATGGGCATGTTGTTCAGGATATTTTGGCGTAG
- the metF gene encoding methylenetetrahydrofolate reductase [NAD(P)H], whose protein sequence is MRMRDIYSHGEFRLSIEIFPPKTEAGDAALFENLQRLVDYRPAFVSCTYGAGGSTRTRTIDLCAEIQMRFALPATAHLTCVGATREELHQWLNEARQRGVKNIMALRGDAPAGAETFPHVEGGLRHANELVELIRGELPDQGIGVAGYPEIHPEAPNADEDLVNLRRKVDAGADAVFTQLFFANKHFFEFRRRYEQAGITVPLIPGIMPITNFERIKRITKMCGAAFPETLATKLEAAQDDEQAQFDIGVEYAVGQCRELMDNGVPGIHFYALNKSKACEAILNALDYQTAT, encoded by the coding sequence ATGCGGATGCGGGATATCTATAGTCATGGGGAATTTCGGTTGTCGATCGAGATTTTCCCCCCCAAAACCGAAGCGGGTGATGCTGCGCTTTTTGAAAATCTGCAACGGTTGGTCGATTATCGTCCCGCCTTCGTTTCTTGTACCTATGGCGCTGGCGGCAGCACCCGGACGCGGACCATCGATCTGTGCGCCGAAATTCAAATGCGATTTGCTTTGCCCGCGACCGCTCATCTGACGTGTGTGGGTGCGACACGTGAGGAATTGCATCAGTGGCTCAACGAAGCGCGGCAACGGGGGGTGAAAAACATCATGGCACTCCGCGGCGACGCACCGGCCGGGGCGGAGACCTTTCCGCATGTCGAGGGTGGGTTGCGGCATGCCAACGAATTGGTCGAATTGATTCGCGGTGAATTACCTGATCAGGGAATCGGTGTCGCCGGGTATCCGGAAATCCACCCTGAGGCGCCCAACGCTGACGAGGATCTGGTGAACCTTCGCCGCAAGGTCGACGCTGGTGCCGATGCGGTGTTTACACAGTTGTTTTTTGCCAACAAGCATTTTTTCGAATTTCGCCGTCGGTACGAACAGGCCGGGATTACCGTACCGCTGATTCCAGGCATCATGCCGATTACGAATTTCGAGCGGATCAAACGGATTACAAAAATGTGCGGCGCGGCGTTTCCAGAGACATTGGCAACCAAACTGGAAGCAGCCCAGGACGACGAACAGGCGCAATTTGATATCGGTGTGGAGTACGCCGTCGGGCAATGTCGCGAGCTGATGGACAACGGCGTTCCCGGCATTCATTTTTATGCCTTGAACAAATCGAAAGCCTGCGAAGCGATCCTTAATGCGCTGGATTATCAAACGGCGACATGA